DNA from Garra rufa chromosome 5, GarRuf1.0, whole genome shotgun sequence:
taattaggggttcgagtgcgtagcactgaaaccctattgtatttgttaggatttttattattattatttttccgccgtaaaactgaatgtgcagcccaaaccgtaaggcctagagacttgaaacttggtcaaaagatagagcaaaaatcgaggagaacctcacaaagaatcagcccaatcggaccataggtggcgctacagcgcaaaaaacaaaaaattttgacattttggccataatctcgtaaaccgcttgtcgtagactcaaaaactttacatcgctgcgatccttgggtcaggccgaacaaaagtgtattacggaatttttgagctgcgacgcacggttgaccccgaaaaatggacgtgaatccgaaacctacttttgcgaactagtcctaggtttttcgcccgatcagaaccaaaccagtgcaggaatattctctgaacactgaatatcaataattatcaaaaaaaggtaaaaattttcactcacggtcgcaaagggccacacaAATGTTCAataccgacggggccacttttactaaaatggctataactttggaacggaatgagatatcttcaccaaactcggtaaacatgtgtataagctcaatccttggtcaaataaaaaaaattgctgagtttgaacacttggtggcgctataagacggaaaaaacatatttttggctataaatacacagccgttagtctgatcgacttgaaaattggtatgcagactcttggaccaaaggggcacaagtgcctatgaggacattggcgtatctcaaaaaacatggccgccattggccaatgaagtttgagcacctatttgacaaggttaatggaggtcgatcggaatgaaactaggtgggcatgttcgactcatgcccctaaaggtctgtaagaattttgaaagaaatcggccactagttggtgctaacgagtttttttggctctgtaatcgcgtggcgtttcacacatccacacaatatgcatatcatttgatagatcccctcatgcagagaaactttgactcaagaaccattgctgtcaatcaaatgcttcattaattattcacaaatatgttaaaaacctacttttgcgaactagtcctaggtttttcgcccgatctggatcaaaccactgcagaaatattctctggactctctagatcaataattatcaaaaaaatgttgaattttgtcctttggttggatataacagggtcatttagaaaaggggcgtggccacatatactcaaaagcctatagaacctaaacaaaaactcaaaactttacaaaaatgggtgacaacatgtagcagatgacccttaacaagcatgcatagtttcatgacgatcggaccataggtgccgctataacagttaaaaaggtgtcaaaaacatgatatttctattgtataaagcacttaaaacccaattaaacgtcaatatcttcacatatacactatatcttcatatcatatgatacatctcctcattctgaacaactttgcctctaggaccactgttgtaaatcaaactgttcttttaatacgtgagataatttaaaaaacatactttggtgaactcgtcctgggttttcaacccatactcaataaaatcagtgcagtacaattctccagactctcttggtcagtaattatcaaaaaaatgttgaacatttgcatttggacagctataacagggccatttcataatatgctttttatctagtgtacattaaagtctacaaatagtaaaataaaacaaaaattcacaaacctaagaaaaattatgtatcatgtgattcaaaacaagcatatgtttatggacactgagcaaaaaaaagacaatttagtagttataaagcttaaaaacaatgcacctctatttcaacaaaattacaactatagccactagatggcagtagaataccactaatgggcttacacatacagatttaccagaacagtgctttgtatggttaaATGGCCTTAtataattgtaaatttatatgtaaatgatactaagtcactgatattacttttcaaatcacatttagccaaagtttaaaacttattttatacagatatatcacatttgacaattacacatgattatgattacagtgaaacatgacaatgatatatcaaatcttaaaaacacaagacttaagcatgttgtcacttatcatttattgtacaaatctcttatgtgcaacaaaatatgtgtgcatctgtatgtgtctgtaatcatgcttaatgaacacaatagtttaaccatttcatttctgtgtatgtttctgtttgtgattgTATttttcataatggatatgttctggtgtcatatatttcatgttggccaacaccctaacagtatagaagccacatatactcaaaagtctatagaacctaaacaaaaactcaaaagtttacaaaaattggtgaacaGATCTACCAGATGACTCTtaataagcatgcaaagtttcatgaagattggACTATGGCGCTATAACAATTAAAAAGGTTTTTTTCTATTGTAAAAGAATTGAAAACCCAATAAAACGTCCATGTGTTCACATATACAGTATTTTCATcacatatgatagatctcctcattctgaacaactttgcgtctaggaccactgttgtcaatcaaattCTTCTTTAAATGTgtgatattatttaaaaaaccaTGATCTACTTTACCAAAAATTTATAAATccaaaaagaaagcaaaaatttACAAACCTAAGTAAATTAATAATCATATGACTCTAAACAAACACATATTTTAGTGagattgggtaaaaaaaaaaaaaaaaggcaatgtagtagttataaagcttaaaaacaatgcatgaCTATTTGAAACGTGAAATTGCAACTATAGcaactagatggcagtagaagacTTCTAGTGCGTTTTTTCATCTTAGTAGAacagtgttttttattattattactttgtaTGGTTGTGAAAGCATATGCAGATGATACTAAATCATTTTTATAACATTTCAAATAACATTTAGTCAAATTTTAACACTGCAGTTATaaagatatatcatatttgacaagtATACAATATTATGAGTACAGTGAAACATTTTATAGACAATCTTAAAAACATTTGCAGTTACAATTTTGTCATCTATCAtttattaaagaaatctcttatgtgcaacaaaatgtctttgtgtgtgtgtgtgtgtgtgtgtgtgtgtgtgtgtgtgtgtgtgtgtaataatgCTTAATGAACATTCGTTTTTGTGAGTGTATTATGCATCATTTATGTGTTTTAGTATTAGTTATATATTGAGTTGGTTTTTCAGctgttattaatataatataattatataaaaaaacttttgCTGTTATTTCAATTGttcataaaatgtttacaattatgttgaaaacctacttttgcaaactagtacTAGGTTTTTCAgtcaatctaaaaaaaaacactgcatgcAGTAATATTTTTTGtactgtctagatcaataattatcaaaagaaaaattgtgaaatttgtcCTTTGGTTGCTATAACGACTTTATTTATAAAGGGGGCATGGCCAAATACAACCAACAGTCTGTAAAAACTAAACAAAGCTCAAAATTTGGTGAAAACATGTGTTAAATGAATGTTAACATCCTTGCAAAGTTTTATGGAGATCAGACCtgaaagcactatataaataaaggtgattaGACTTGATATATCAATAAACATGGTGGActctttaatttaattatgaTATTTGAAATTTACTATATGGCTACTGATGGGTTAAATCAGGGCTACTCAACCCTGCtcttggagatctacctacctatagatttttgttccagccctgctccaacacagctgtctgtaattatcaagtggtgcttaaaagattaattagctggttcaggtgtgtttcttAATGactggagctgaactttgcaggatagtagatctccaggaacagggttgggcactcCTGGGTTAAATAaacccaaaatgttttttttttttaaaccaacacACCAATAAACACACAGGGTGAAAGCCTGTTATAAACACTGAAAGTCACAATTAATGTATTTTATAGAACTGACAGGATTTCACCGTCTTTGATTTTACCCTTATGATGTATGTTCTCAAGCATCATGTGATTGTATATTAATGAGTTTAAGAATGTATTTGCTTATaattatgatgataataataatgaaggAATTCGTGCAAATAATTtaatgttataatgttacaatcATTTTAATTCAAAGTGTATAAAACAAAGCTGGTAAaacaacattattcaaaatatttgtTTCATTCTAAGTTAGTTGTTTGTATACATTTAAGGCAGAAATGTTAAGCAAACCAACAAATTAAACAcatacaggtaaaaaaaaaattgacattaaagaattaaaaaatacattttaaagccaAGTACATTCATAAgtaaaaaataagacaaatatagaaagaaattaataatgaattgaTTACATTTCAGTTTCTTTTTATACATTAGAGtcagaaaatgctttgaaatacaTCTATAAATCCAAAACTCATACAAATGAAGTCATTTgaaaagtaaaactgaaaaatatgCAGTAATTGCAAATAaaacttattcattcattcattcatttgtgcaGTTTTAGGTGTTTCTATTTATGAAAGCAATAAAGTCTTTGTatttgtgttaataaatgcttttaaaacaaaattgacattaattaaaaaattgtGACATATCATTTTAAGTTAggaaatatagaaatataaaataaataaatacataaagaagttgaaaaaaaaacattattcatTCATTAGTTTTTAGTGCATGTAAAATGCATTTTCAAAGTAAAAATGACACATTGATTAACAAAAAAAGGTAGACATAAAGTAACACATTAAAGATACAAACATATTAACATATCAAGAATACGATATTTTTCTTAGTAGCAACCGTAAAATACTttctttaatgaaataaaagtgCACTGACTGACACTGCCCTCATACAAATAtatgtaaattaatatttttaaagacacaTGTATTTAAAAGTTGCAGATAATCCAGTTTCTGTAATAATACACTGTTCttagcagtatttttttttttttttttttttcaggttttgggCTGTTTCAGTATAATAATACTATTGTGTGGGCCAGGACATTGCCAGTGGAGCAATGATAAAAGGAGACCAGAAGGAGCTGTGACAAATCAGATTTACTTTCCTGAGATTTCTCATTCTCTAATTGATGTTGTAGACTAGTATGCAATACTTTGTGTGAAAGTCCTCATACCAATTTTCTGGAATTGCTGTGCTGACTAACATGAGTAAAGAAGCAGTTAGGGACCATGTTAAATGATCATGGTTAAATTCTTAAGAAGCTTTCTATGCATAGGAACATGTTGTGCTGGAGGTTTAGGTCAAACATTTTAATAAACTAGTGTCCCATCCTGAATGTTTTTGGTTACTTGATTAAGAAGTCCTGTATGCATAGGATGATGAGGTCAAACATCTTGGAAAAGTTTATGAGAAGTATAATAACATTAAAGTCAGAGTTGGTTTCGTCATATTGCAACCATTCATAGATTCCTTGTTGCTCCAGGTGCAACAGCAAAAGAAAGTCGCATCCTCTGTTCACATATCCATATGCTTATTGGTCAGAGTGTAAATTGAGTGGGGGCTCAGACTTGATGTAGTTGACTTGATCAGACTTTCCAAGCAGCTCTGGATTTCTTGTGTTAAAGTCACTGTCCTGTAATCATTAAGGAAGGTTATTCCAGTCTGCTTTGCAAGTGGTATCATGGTGTCATTCTGCTTATTCCCTGAAATCAATTATTATGATTATGGTTAGCCTGTTAAGAAGTCCTGTATGCTTAGGAAGATGAGGGCAAACATCTTGGACAAGTGTCTGAAGGGTATAATACTATTGAAGTCAGAACAGGTGTCCTCATATTGGAAAAATTCACATATTGATCCTTGCTCCAGGTGCAACGGTATAGCATGGAAGAAAGTAGCATGAAAGTAGCATCATCTGTTGACATATCCATATGCTTATTGATTACAGTGTAAATTGAGTGGGGGGTCAGACTTGATGTGGTTGACTTGATCAGTCTTTCCAAGCAGCTCTGGTTTTCTTGTGTTAAAGTCACTGGGCTGTAATCATTAAGGAAGGTTATTCCAGTCTGTTTTGCAAGTGGTATCACAATGGTCATTCTGCTTATTCCCTGAAATCAATTATTATGATTATGGTTAATCTGTTAAGAAATCCTGTATGCATAGGAAGATGAGGTCAAACATCTTGGAAAAGTTTGTGAGGAATATAATAGAATTAAATTCAGAGCTGGTGTCGTCACATTGCAACCATTCGTAGATTCCTTGTTGCTCCAGGTACAACAGTATAGCATGGACGAAAGTAGGATCTTCTGATGACATATCCATATGCTTATTGATCACAGTGTAAATTGAGTGGGGGATCAGATTTGATGTAATTGACTTCATCAGTCTTTCCAAGCAGCTCTGGATTTCTTGTGTTAAAGTCACTGGCCTGTAATCATTTAGGAAGGTTACTGCAGTCTGCTTTGCAAGTGGTATCATGGTGTCATTCTGCTTATTCCCTGAAATCAATGATTAGGAGTATGGTTAGCCTGTTAAGAAATCCTGTATGCTTAGGAAGATGAGGGCAAACATCTTAGACAAGTGTCTGAAGGGTATAATACTATTAAAGTCAGAACAAGTGTCCTCATATTGGAAAAATTCACATATTGCTCCTTGCTCCAGATGCAAAAGTATAGCATGGATGGCAGATCAAATAGCATAATCTGTTGATATGTTGTATCCACATGCTCATATAAcacagatttgttttttgttattgtgACATCATCAATGcagatatttatataaaaaagcaCAGCAGAGCTGTACAAATCAACAGTGTGATGTTCAAACACAGTCCAGTCAGTAGAGTTAAAAAAGAGTTGTAGAGTTGTTCAGAAGCTGAATTGCTTCTAAACCGATGCACACTGATACTAAAGTCAGCATTTGGTAAAATGACCACGAAGTCCATGAAACCAACTTGCCTTGAATCAAACATCCAGAAGGGTGATGGTTGTATGATGTTGTGGTGAATGCTCATGGAAGTCAAATTCTTGCGGAGGTGGCCACAGAGTTCAGTAGAATTGAATGTTGTCGTCATGATGAAGATGATGTCATCGTCAAAGTAGATTAAGACATTTGATGTAGCTGTAGACAGAAAGGTTCTGATTAGaaaaaatctttatttaacaACTTGTAACAATTGGAAAAATATACTCTTACCTGTTGATCAATGTTTGATGTCCTGAAGTGTTCAGAATAAAGCAGCAATTTTAGATTGGTATTTCTGAACATTCATGTGTTCCTTTTCTGTTTGTATTGTTTATGCTGTTTTGTTGAAAATACTTTACAAACATTTTGCACACAACCACTTAAAGTAGTTCATTATGGACTTCATTACTCCTAACATTGTGATGCAAGACTATACAGAAATTCATTGCAAAGCAATAACAATAGACATTTTGAACAataatatacattaaataaagacaatgaatgaatgaatgaatgaatgaatgaacaaatgataaaaggaacaaattaataaatgaattaataaacaaacaaatgtaacaaaaataaaagaataaaaataaaataggtgGGTCTTGAGATGATAAAAGGCCTTCTTTGTCACCCTGAtctttttttaatatgtttttaaaagcCCAAAGTATTCTTCACTTTTTATGCATACGTTAGGGACAGTGTGCAGTACAGCTGACGTGAATTTCGTCATCAAAAAAAGCATCTGTGACTGACATACTACAACACAGCTCCACTTTGGTTTAAAAGAGTTACAAATATTTTAACAAGTCAATAAATAACTTCTTGAAAAACTAGAACACACACTGGACTTAGATGAAGGTTTTAAGAAGCGCATGTGTCAATCACCTGCGTACGCATACAAAAATGAAGAATACTTTGGGCTTAATGCTGCCTTCACGTGCTATTGGAAATTGTGTAGTTCTTATTTCTCAAAATCATAATTACGAATTTGTTTTGTTCAGGTGTTTTGCTGtgcaaaaaaagacaaacatttttAGAGGGCAGGTTAATTCTTGAAAGTTGAATTCAGTTTTCTGTGAaactataaatatttttactgttctcTTGCAGTATTAACAAACCTGCTTTGACACAAATTGCATTATGTTAAGCACTTTATAACGAAATAAAGGTGATTCTGGAGTATATATTGAAGAAATCATATTGTGTGTTacttaaaaatgtttatataatttCATGTTTAGGTAAAACTTCAAAATAGAACATTTTCATCAGTGGCATGCACAAACTTTGTAAAAATGGCTCAAAaagttttttattgtttgaaaTCTTGTTTGAATTGgagttttaattaatattactgaAAGGGCATTTTTCATAATCATTTCAAACGGCAATAGCAGGGACAAAATGAAATTAAGTCTCCCTCAGTTGAAACTAAGATCAAATTGAAGTGGTAATCAACATTACCAAAAACACAATTGCATTATTATAAATTTAGTATGGATGGGCAGGACAAAAAGATTAAATGAAGTCCCACTTTATTGAAATCATGTTCACAGTAGACGTAAAGATTGATAATACTAAAAAGACATATTTGTATTTGGAATTTAAGAGGCAGGGGTGAGAGAGAGACTGGGCTGAGAGcggttaaaataatgtttccatcAGATTTTACCCCTATGCCTTCAGTCCCACCCCTTACTCCTGTGCATGCCACTGATTCCAATAGCACGTGAAGGCAGCATATATTCCCACAGAGGCCGTCCACATTTAAAGTCCACCTCTGTATCCCCCACCCCCCATAATGCTGGACGATTTTATTACAATAACCATTTCAGCACAATGCATTCATGACAGCTAAAGTATGTGGGCATGATATCAATGTGTATTTGATCCAAGTCAATATCTTTTACATACACATGATCAATTAATGTGCCGTTTTCAGTGGTTGCTTTTTCAACAATTTGTGTGAAACCAAAATGCTGCATGACATCATGAACACTTGATTTATTGAAAAGGTTTTCATTGAAATCTCCTAGAATTATTTTACCACCTGCTAAAGAGTTCATTTCATTAATTAGGATAATCAAGTTCTCTCTAAATAATGGCATGCTATAAGATGGAGGTCTGTATACAACTGCAATAGTTGTGTTAAGTTGTTCTATCCTGCACATTACACATTCAATATTAATACACGGTAAATCACATAAAGTTACTTTTTCCTTCTGATATATACCAACACCACCATGATTTTCCTCCTTTAGTTTAGCAAAAACATCGTGACTTGTGTCATATGCATCACTACGTGATTTGTCATGGAAATAGTACCCGTCAAGGCTAACAGCATTCTCCACATAGTCTGGTTTTAACCAGGTCTCTGTTACACATATCATATCTGCTTCAAAATATCTCTTATCTTGGCGAATGTCTAATATATGTGGGATTAACCCTTCAACATTGTGTAACATCATTTTGTATGTGAAAGTTTCTGTTGTTTCACATGGAACAATGAATGGAGGCATACTCTGTAGTGCTTGCTCAATGTTATCTTTGGCAAAAATTGCTTTTTCTTTGAAGTCTTCTATTATGAGTCCATCAAGAGAAGTCACCCGACTTAATGCTACATATGCTTGTCCTGGAGCAAATATCTTTTTCATTGAAACAACAGCTTTGTCCACTGTTAGGCCTTGTACTTTATGAACTGTGCAAGCCCAAGCTAATCTAATAGGAAATTGTCTTCGGACATCACCACTGCTTGTTACTTTCTCTTCCTCAGGTTCAATTGGTGTTGCTTTCTCCAATCCAGGTTTTAAACATGGATTCTTGGCTCTTGCTTCTTTACCAACTTGTTCTTTGTCaaattcaatatatatttttgatggaaATATTTCATTATCATCATAAAACAATTCTTTAATTGTCCCACAAATACCATTCACAAGACCATCTGAAACATTGATATTTTTCAGTAGCATTATTCGAGCATCAACTGCTAATTCAAGAGATTTTTCTAAACAGCTGTTATGAACTCTGTAATGATGGccatctttctcttccattcGGCCAGTTTTAGCATTTCTCTCAAAGTCTTGTGCTTTCACAGTAACTATGTCAGAACATAATTTATGCAGCATATGTATGTTGTGGGCATCAACTTCCCGGTTGGTTGCATAAATGTGGATATCTGTACTATCATCACCatcacctgtttcacattttttaAGCATAGTAATGTCACGTTCAAGCATTGGTTCATCTTTCTTACGTTTCCTTAAACGGTTTAGTAATTCAGCAAATTCTTTGTCCTTCTGCCTCATAATCTCTGTAAGTTCAATAAAACTAAAGTTTGTTTCCCAAAGATTCACACTGTTCACTGGTTCAGTATAAAGCGGTTTTCCTTTCACGGGAGAAAGTTGATAAAAATCTCCAACTGCTATTATTGAGACTTTTCCAAATGCAGAATAATCTCCTGTTTGTTTGATTTGTCTCAATCTACCATGAATATATGCCAGAAGTTTATGATCAACCATTGAAATTTCATCTATTATTAATATTTGCAGTTTTCCGAATTTGGTTCTCAAAGAATTAATTTTTTCATCTCCAAGTGGCTGATATGGTAATGTAGCATTGATTCCAATACAGAGAGCTGAATGTACAGTCATTGCGTCTATATTGAAGGCGCTCACACCTGTTGGAGCAGTTAAGAGCACATGGGTCTCATCTGGGTTTTCAGATAACTTTGAAAGAATACGAGAGGTTTCATAATAGATTGCTTTAATCAATACTGACTTTCCAACTCCTCCAGGGCCTGATATGAACACATGAAATGGATCTGGGTTTTCACCTTGCACTTTTCCTAGACACCACTGCCGCACTTTATAAAATATATGTGACTGTTTGTCATTTAAAGAGCGCAGCAAAACCATCGCATCTTTCTTTGTCATAGCAGATGGATTATTTTCTAATGTGACATTTGGTAATAGATCAGGTATGACATCATCACCTTCCTCTGTTTCTATTGGCTGATCTTTTCTACTATCCAGACATTCTAAACGCTCAAGTTCTGCTTCTGGACAGATTTGGGCCCAAGCATCTTCCATTGGTCCATGTTGTTCCAAGTCATCTTGAGCTCTTTGAATGTTTTCTGCTTCTTTTTCAAATTTTGCCCTATTTGTGTCTACTATGATAGTCACTGACTGAAGCTCATCATTATGCATTGTTACAAATCCAGTCTCATAAAAATCCCTATAGGAAATGAAATTTGGTGGTTTCAGTTGACTTTGGAAAAAATGAGGCAAAAATAATTCCAAAATACTTTGATAATAATTTTCAGGATTTTTAGTAGGTGAAAAACGAGCATATCTTACAACTGCAAAGTCTGTGCGAGTTCTTTTTCTCACAAACCCCATGTCATTTTCCAGCTTGACTCTGTCTGAGCATGAGTTTTCAGATTTAGACAGAACTCTGTATTGTGATGCAAATGTAGCTAAACACATTCCTGTAAATTCCTCTGTTTTTGGACGAGCCCTGTATCGGTCTGTGATGCTTTTCATCCATATATCATCATTATCAATGTCTCCATTGTCAGCTATTTTATTTATAGTGTTTAAGGGTAagctcatttttattgtattatttccaGTTGGAATAAAAACCACTTTCCTTGATCCTTCTTTTAATTTCATGTTGGTCAAACGATAAACACTCTCTTGAGCTGACACCTCTCTATTATGTAGAAAAACACTTCCAAGTTTTCTTAAAGCTTGTTTTGCATCCATGTTGTTTTCCTTGTGTGCTTCTTTTTGAGCATTTGCCAACAGCAATCCCATTTCTCTTTCTGCTTTGGAAATGTAGGAAATGATATACACAATGCAAGAATAAGCATCAACAACAAACTGTATGTCCATGTTTGCGTTCCAGCATCTCAAAAGGTCTTTATTGTACTGATTCACCCAAATATCAGTTGGCTTTCTCTTCAACACAACATTAGTTTTCTTTGACATTTTGTTATAAGCACATTCAAATATTTCTTGATTTATACCAATAGATGCAAACATAGAGTCAACAGAGTCAAAGACAGCATCACTGTTCAGCAAACATTCTCTTACTTTTTTCATTATAGTTTCAGCTAATTCTTTTGATATCGCCTTAGAGGTATTTGCATTTttgtctttagttttatcatCTGTTGCATTTTCATTGTCATCTATTTGATTGTTTCTTGTAATGAAAGTATTTTTGCTGGGTGGACGTGGAAAGTTGAATCTACATGCAGTGCCTTTCTTTTTACATGTTTTTGCATGTCTTTTGCTGTGTTGTTGTACACTGCTCACAATTTCATGCATTTCTTGTTGCTGTTCAGATGGCATTTCACAGGTTACATACTGATCAACAAATGCTACAACTTCATCATCGTCATCTCTGTCCACTTGAGGTGCATTTTCAACCCAAAAGAGACAATGTGTGTGAGGTGATCCACGTTGTTGAAATTCAATTCGATAGAAATAATCTATGACTTTTCCAATGGGTTGAGCTGGTGACATAATCACATCTTTCAGGAAACAATGGAATCGATGATCAAACATTCTAGCAGCAATTACTGGGTTTCGTTTCAGCATCCCACATCTATCAGACCAGTCCAGTTCATCAATAGGAGTTTGACAACCCTCTTGTTTCACAATAGACTGCATTAACTCTGGCCATCGCAAGTCAGCTGATGAAAATGAGCAAAACCATGTTGGGAGCCCAAGTTGCCTCACCATTGCAAACAAATCTTTTTGAACAGATTGCCAAAAAACAGGACTGCCTCTGACTGGCTTTAAAAATTTATAACCCTCATCATAATTTAAAATCCTCTGAAGTGAATCTTTGTTTGTCAGCATTTCTGATGTAATTTTTGTGTCATTGTTTACATCATAGCCTTTCCTCAAAGCAATAGATACATTAGAGATAACTTGATTGagctcagacaaatattgtccataAAAGATGTAATCAATGTTTT
Protein-coding regions in this window:
- the LOC141334871 gene encoding uncharacterized protein, with the translated sequence MRDAGIIGDPEYGFIRVDELPHTHMLKNSLFSINYGETFTGLFGVTKYEKGFEQYAMSFDEAVNRAFQRFDACLVNIKLAICAVVREGSWYAVIDPHSRRSDGRCVDNGKSLVAYYSSMKSLLTHFRKLGVSKDARYHEFEVTGVQAVIDTNGQQGKFCPQTQKTVKAVNKSEGEKSEMKDDVGCSQSLSDSINTEVVNLLPRAENDDSMIRVKLKRKLTYKGHYDYKFVHTEKIKTALAYLKQNNTFYTDVEFNESWTNPLSKIEEEINDNTNNEPDLDICQDMSVDNEQNTEKEDEISDETLHDRQQHGLFMDTCLQPVDIAQEVLDQHFDGIMSVAPAEGNNPVRMLMDETNEAKCFPVLFPKGTGTFHDSRPEKLTLSRYLNNRILNADGRFAQNIDYIFYGQYLSELNQVISNVSIALRKGYDVNNDTKITSEMLTNKDSLQRILNYDEGYKFLKPVRGSPVFWQSVQKDLFAMVRQLGLPTWFCSFSSADLRWPELMQSIVKQEGCQTPIDELDWSDRCGMLKRNPVIAARMFDHRFHCFLKDVIMSPAQPIGKVIDYFYRIEFQQRGSPHTHCLFWVENAPQVDRDDDDEVVAFVDQYVTCEMPSEQQQEMHEIVSSVQQHSKRHAKTCKKKGTACRFNFPRPPSKNTFITRNNQIDDNENATDDKTKDKNANTSKAISKELAETIMKKVRECLLNSDAVFDSVDSMFASIGINQEIFECAYNKMSKKTNVVLKRKPTDIWVNQYNKDLLRCWNANMDIQFVVDAYSCIVYIISYISKAEREMGLLLANAQKEAHKENNMDAKQALRKLGSVFLHNREVSAQESVYRLTNMKLKEGSRKVVFIPTGNNTIKMSLPLNTINKIADNGDIDNDDIWMKSITDRYRARPKTEEFTGMCLATFASQYRVLSKSENSCSDRVKLENDMGFVRKRTRTDFAVVRYARFSPTKNPENYYQSILELFLPHFFQSQLKPPNFISYRDFYETGFVTMHNDELQSVTIIVDTNRAKFEKEAENIQRAQDDLEQHGPMEDAWAQICPEAELERLECLDSRKDQPIETEEGDDVIPDLLPNVTLENNPSAMTKKDAMVLLRSLNDKQSHIFYKVRQWCLGKVQGENPDPFHVFISGPGGVGKSVLIKAIYYETSRILSKLSENPDETHVLLTAPTGVSAFNIDAMTVHSALCIGINATLPYQPLGDEKINSLRTKFGKLQILIIDEISMVDHKLLAYIHGRLRQIKQTGDYSAFGKVSIIAVGDFYQLSPVKGKPLYTEPVNSVNLWETNFSFIELTEIMRQKDKEFAELLNRLRKRKKDEPMLERDITMLKKCETGDGDDSTDIHIYATNREVDAHNIHMLHKLCSDIVTVKAQDFERNAKTGRMEEKDGHHYRVHNSCLEKSLELAVDARIMLLKNINVSDGLVNGICGTIKELFYDDNEIFPSKIYIEFDKEQVGKEARAKNPCLKPGLEKATPIEPEEEKVTSSGDVRRQFPIRLAWACTVHKVQGLTVDKAVVSMKKIFAPGQAYVALSRVTSLDGLIIEDFKEKAIFAKDNIEQALQSMPPFIVPCETTETFTYKMMLHNVEGLIPHILDIRQDKRYFEADMICVTETWLKPDYVENAVSLDGYYFHDKSRSDAYDTSHDVFAKLKEENHGGVGIYQKEKVTLCDLPCINIECVMCRIEQLNTTIAVVYRPPSYSMPLFRENLIILINEMNSLAGGKIILGDFNENLFNKSSVHDVMQHFGFTQIVEKATTENGTLIDHVYVKDIDLDQIHIDIMPTYFSCHECIVLKWLL